A DNA window from Arachis duranensis cultivar V14167 chromosome 3, aradu.V14167.gnm2.J7QH, whole genome shotgun sequence contains the following coding sequences:
- the LOC107476928 gene encoding vicilin-like seed storage protein At2g28490 gives MGRNIGSLLLLALVIVVHHGVVVATPKSMELYKDQDEEYWDERRPSSSSSDSGFLLQDAKSVVKTEAGEMRVMRSYDSGFGGGRRSFERLMHIAFITMEPRSLFIPQYLDSNLVIFIRRGEVKLGYMNGDELAERRLKSGDIYVIPAGSPFYLLNIGQGQRLHMVCSITPVQGTPTPTFHSFYIGGGANPESILFGFDPEILQTAFNATRRELDRVFSAELEGPIVFVGDIREPSLWTKFLEMKDQDKAQHLKKMVVQEHDDHDRDHYDEKEEDERTSWSWRKLLNRILGNESKKKTDYKGSTGGSPDSYNLYDKKPDFRNSYGHSSAIDGDEYHPLRDVNIGVFHVNLTAGSMMAPHVNPRATEYGIILRGSGRIEVGFPNGTNAMNAEVRVGDVFFVPRFFPFCQISSRTGPLEFVGFADSAKKNYPQFLAGSVSLVRSMMGPELAAAFGVQEDTMHRLGDAQREAIILPSTWVPAGGDEEKGKEPRGGDSEEREREKEPRGRDPEEREREAGGDEEKGKEPRGRDPEERERERKPRGGDAEERERVPRGRGGDAEERERESVPRGRDVKGEPMPKAEERGPTGKDLAKNLVMGMIDV, from the exons ATGGGAAGAAACATAGGATCCCTGTTGCTGTTGGCTCTTGTTATTGTTGTTCATCATGGAGTTGTTGTGGCCACACCCAAATCAATGGAGCTCTACAAGGATCAGGATGAAGAATATTGGGATGAGAGAagaccttcttcttcttcttcagattcAGGGTTTTTGTTGCAAGATGCAAAGAGTGTGGTGAAGACTGAAGCTGGGGAGATGAGAGTGATGAGAAGCTATGATAGTGGTTTTGGTGGTGGCAGAAGGAGTTTCGAGAGGCTCATGCACATTGCATTCATCACCATGGAACCAAGGTCCTTGTTCATTCCTCAGTACCTTGACTCTAATTTGGTCATCTTCATCAGAAGAG gGGAAGTAAAATTGGGATACATGAATGGAGATGAACTAGCAGAGAGAAGATTAAAGAGTGGGGATATATATGTAATTCCAGCAGGATCCCCATTCTATTTGCTCAACATTGGTCAAGGTCAGAGACTTCACATGGTTTGCAGTATTACCCCAGTTCAAGGAACACCCACGCCCACCTTCCAT TCCTTCTATATTGGTGGTGGTGCCAATCCAGAGTCTATTCTTTTTGGATTTGACCCTGAGATCCTTCAAACTGCATTCAAT GCAACAAGGAGGGAACTAGATAGAGTTTTCAGTGCAGAATTAGAAGGACCAATAGTGTTTGTTGGCGATATTCGTGAGCCTAGTTTGTGGACCAAGTTTCTTGAAATGAAGGACCAAGACAAAGCCCAACACTTGAAGAAAATGGTGGTACAAGAACATGATGATCATGATCGTGATCATTAtgatgagaaagaagaagatgaaaggaCAAGTTGGTCATGGAGAAAGCTATTGAACAGGATATTGGGAAATGAGAGCAAGAAGAAAACAGATTACAAGGGCAGCACTGGTGGTTCTCCTGATTCATACAACCTCTATGACAAGAAACCAGATTTCAGAAACAGTTATGGTCATAGCAGTGCTATTGATGGTGACGAATATCATCCACTCCGAGATGTTAACATCGGCGTTTTCCATGTTAATCTCACTGCG GGATCGATGATGGCTCCTCACGTGAATCCAAGAGCAACAGAATATGGAATCATACTTCGAGGTTCCGGCAGAATCGAAGTGGGTTTTCCAAATGGCACCAATGCGATGAACGCTGAGGTTCGAGTAGGTGACGTGTTCTTTGTCCCTAGATTCTTCCCCTTCTGCCAAATATCTTCAAGGACGGGTCCTTTGGAATTCGTGGGGTTTGCCGATTCTGCCAAAAAGAACTATCCGCAATTTCTGGCAGGATCGGTGTCCCTCGTGAGATCTATGATGGGTCCTGAACTCGCCGCGGCTTTTGGCGTTCAGGAGGACACCATGCACCGTCTCGGCGATGCTCAGCGCGAGGCCATCATATTGCCTTCCACCTGGGTTCCCGCTGGTGGTGACGAGGAGAAAGGCAAAGAGCCACGTGGTGGAGACAGTGAGGAaagggagagagaaaaagagccACGTGGCAGAGATCccgaggagagggagagagaagcTGGTGGTGACGAGGAAAAAGGCAAAGAGCCACGTGGCAGAGATCctgaggagagggagagagaaaggaAGCCGCGTGGTGGTGATGcagaggagagggagagggtGCCACGTGGCCGAGGTGGTGATGcggaagagagggagagggagagtgTGCCACGTGGCAGGGATGTGAAGGGGGAGCCAATGCCAAAGGCGGAGGAAAGAGGTCCTACTGGGAAGGATTTGGCTAAGAATTTAGTTATGGGTATGATTGATGTTTGA
- the LOC127745721 gene encoding uncharacterized protein LOC127745721, whose amino-acid sequence MSSEEECVLVSSNSLSDLKSSILQKFGVFGSKFVKKIFYKIPIAVVSSGVMYDTFVLAADEDIRIMFHCVRSFPEVRIHELFAKLEVTLDSSGASAPVHSSTAAGGASCSAPAIRPSVPQVASPSFAVDLVQTEAVRTVPSPNQGVLQQAFQGESGRATDDELQGFGEPDRVENAMRDDDSDQEPVNIFGDSDDDTGANPHAQQGPSSSGTQHYPPHFSTLNLEALGEHPAGVAAVGGSSTEFQIGQSFQSKDEAVLSVKDYSIRRGVEYRVLESDHLKYHGKCKDFGKSCSWPIRILLRARKGIWEVRRYNGPHTCLATSISSDHRQLNYHVICARIFPLVSADAAVLIKVLQQAIEADYGFKPSYQKVWKAKQKAVAATTL is encoded by the exons ATGTCAAGTGAGGAAGAGTGTGTTCTTGT TTCATCAAACAGTTTGTCAGATTTGAAGAGTAGCATCTTGCAGAAGTTTGGGGTTTTTGGGAGCAAGTTTGTGAAGAAGATCTTCTACAAGATTCCCATCGCTGTAGTCTCCAGCGGTGTCATGTATGATACGTTCGTGTTAGCGGCTGACGAAGATATTAGGATTATGTTTCATTGCGTAAGGAGTTTTCCTGAGGTCAGAATACACGAGCTGTTTGCGAAGTTGGAGGTAACTCTGGATAGTTCTGGGGCATCGGCTCCTGTTCATAGCTCGACTGCCGCAGGCGGTGCGTCTTGCTCGGCGCCAGCGATCCGACCATCTGTTCCGCAGGTTGCCTCACCTTCCTTTGCGGTTGATCTGGTACAAACGGAGGCAGTTCGCACTGTACCTTCCCCTAATCAAGGGGTCCTGCAGCAGGCATTTCAGGGGGAATCAGGTCGTGCCACAGATGATGAACTTCAAGGATTTGGGGAACCTGATCGAGTAGAGAATGCAATGCGGGACGATGACTCTGACCAGGAGCCTGTAAATATCTTTGGGGACAGCGATGATGACACCGGTGCTAATCCACATGCACAACAAGGTCCTTCAAGTTCTGGCACACAGCATTACCCTCCACACTTCTCGACGCTAAACTTGGAGGCTTTGGGTGAACACCCAGCGGGAGTTGCTGCAGTTGGTGGTTCGTCAACAGAATTTCAGATTGGGCAATCCTTCCAGAGTAAAGATGAAGCTGTTCTTAGTGTGAAGGACTATAGCATCCGTCGAGGTGTTGAGTACCGAGTGTTGGAATCGGACCATCTGAAGTATCATGGAAAGTGCAAGGATTTCGGCAAAAGTTGTAGTTGGCCGATTCGGATTTTGCTCCGTGCACGAAAGGGCATTTGGGAGGTTAGGAGGTACAACGGTCCCCACACTTGCTTAGCCACATCTATTTCCAGTGATCACCGTCAGCTTAATTACCACGTTATCTGTGCGAGGATTTTTCCATTGGTTAGTGCGGATGCTGCAGTACTGATTAAGGTGTTGCAACAAGCAATTGAAGCTGATTACGGCTTCAAGCCCAGTTACCAGAAGGTTTGGAAAGCAAAACAGAAGGCAGTTGCAGCCACCACTCTTTGA
- the LOC127745697 gene encoding protein MAIN-LIKE 1-like — protein sequence MPLHERIIPYLETAGLYHLARLNSQWFWVDEPLLSAFIERWRPETHTFHMPFGECTVTSEDVAYQLGLPIYGEPVSGCLSEFENFMENGRPAWVWFRDLFGELPPQNKVKQMTVCYTWFHERFRVLPADATDDIVRIYARAYIMMLLSSQLFADKNANCVHLRWLPYVASWRTWVDIAGARPRWRGCTDVFVVEQTETLSTWLGHYSFYSLGSFGDFLV from the coding sequence ATGCCTTTACACGAGCGTATCATACCGTATTTAGAGACCGCGGGCTTATATCACTTGGCTAGGCTGAACAGTCAGTGGTTCTGGGTTGATGAGCCTCTACTTAGCGCATTCATTGAGAGGTGGCGTCCTGAGACCCACACCTTTCACATGCCCTTTGGGGAGTGTACGGTCACCTCGGAGGACGTGGCCTATCAGCTGGGTTTACCGATTTATGGTGAGCCTGTGAGTGGGTGCCTTAGTGAGTTTGAGAATTTCATGGAAAACGGAAGACCGGCATGGGTGTGGTTCCGCGACTTGTTTGGGGAGTTACCTCCGCAGAATAAAGTGAAGCAGATGACAGTGTGCTACACATGGTTCCATGAGCGGTTTCGGGTTTTGCCAGCAGATGCTACTGACGACATCGTGCGTATATACGCGAGAGCCTATATTATGATGCTGTTGTCATCTCAGCTGTTTGCGGACAAGAACGCCAACTGTGTCCACCTTCGCTGGTTGCCTTATGTGGCATCGTGGAGGACTTGGGTAGATATAGCTGGGGCTCGGCCGCGCTGGCGTGGTTGTACAGATGTCTTTGTCGTGGAACAAACAGAAACGTTGTCAACTTGGCTGGGCCACTACAGCTTCTACAGTCTTGGATCTTTTGGAGATTTCCTTGTTTGA
- the LOC107476929 gene encoding protein disulfide isomerase-like 5-1 produces MRNGIHLFLFVLLTFPLFSHSEVITLTSDTFSDKIKEKDTAWFVKFCVPWCKHCKNLGTLWDDLGKAIEGTDEIEIGEVDCGTDKPVCSKADIHSYPTFKLFYDGEEVARYRGSRDVDSLKNFVLEEADKAATNAQAQQLDSDREL; encoded by the exons ATGAGAAATGGAATCCACCTCTTTCTCTTCGTTCTTCTCACTTTCCCTCTCTTCTCCCATTCCGAAGTTATAACCCTAACTTCCGACACTTTCTCTGACAAG ATCAAGGAGAAGGACACTGCGTGGTTTGTCAAGTTCTGCGTTCCCTGGTGCAAGCATTG TAAGAACTTGGGGACGTTGTGGGATGATTTGGGAAAAGCAATTGAAGGAACTGATGAAATAGAGATTGGGGAAGTGGATTGTGGCACTGACAAACCAGTTTGTAGCAAAGCTGATATTCATTCATATCCCACCTTTAAGCTCTTCTATGATGGTGAAGAAGTTGCTAGATACCGAG GTTCAAGGGATGTTGATTCATTGAAAAACTTTGTTTTGGAAGAAGCTGATAAGGCAGCAACAAATGCACAAGCACAACAACTAGATAGTGATAGAGAACTATAA